The Pyrus communis chromosome 9, drPyrComm1.1, whole genome shotgun sequence genome has a segment encoding these proteins:
- the LOC137745259 gene encoding phosphoinositide phosphatase SAC8-like isoform X3: MSALSRYFLNNFQDGIRQDAMDLISGRYTVRRDISPSRAESFSYLPGASALLIGGLTLTSVTLQQAGRNAQRYMSSVLCAGVTAGVAAAVKANGR, from the exons ATGAGTGCTCTTTCaagatattttttgaataaCTTTCAGGATGGCATTCGGCAG GATGCTATGGATCTTATCAGTGGCCGCTATACAGTTAGAAGGGATATTTCACCATCCCGTGCTGAATCTTTTTCT TATCTACCGGGGGCATCAGCTTTGCTAATTGGAGGGTTGACATTGACATCCGTCACACTTCAACAAG CGGGTCGAAATGCCCAACGGTATATGTCTTCTGTTCTTTGTGCTGGAGTGACTGCTGGAGTAGCGGCAGCGGTtaaagctaacggaaggtaa
- the LOC137745259 gene encoding phosphoinositide phosphatase SAC8-like isoform X2 — protein MSALSRYFLNNFQDGIRQDAMDLISGRYTVRRDISPSRAESFSYLPGASALLIGGLTLTSVTLQQAGRNAQRYMSSVLCAGVTAGVAAAVKANGRF, from the exons ATGAGTGCTCTTTCaagatattttttgaataaCTTTCAGGATGGCATTCGGCAG GATGCTATGGATCTTATCAGTGGCCGCTATACAGTTAGAAGGGATATTTCACCATCCCGTGCTGAATCTTTTTCT TATCTACCGGGGGCATCAGCTTTGCTAATTGGAGGGTTGACATTGACATCCGTCACACTTCAACAAG CGGGTCGAAATGCCCAACGGTATATGTCTTCTGTTCTTTGTGCTGGAGTGACTGCTGGAGTAGCGGCAGCGGTtaaagctaacggaag GTTTTAA
- the LOC137745259 gene encoding uncharacterized protein isoform X1, protein MGNLRCVDRIDLTFTGSFADMILLPSSGQLGVNHKADVFVLTNPGQLHLYDYATLSALVPQKERNPSVSALEFPVVIRTANPTVTVAKLIRVPTGENLLKAISEMSSVGNLGSAQTQSAGARWPLTGGVPSQLSISENNGIERLYLVLPL, encoded by the exons ATGGGGAATTTAAGATGTGTTGATCGTATAGACCTTACCTTTACTGGCTCTTTTGCAGACATGATTTTGTTACCAAGTTCAGGACAACTGGGGGTAAATCACAAAGCTGATGTTTTTGTATTAACCAACCCTGGGCAACTGCATCTTTATGATTATGCTACCCTCTCTGCCTTAGTGCCCCAGAAAGAAAGGAATCCATCTGTATCTGCTTTGGAGTTTCCGGTGGTGATACGTACAGCTAATCCAACAGTGACCGTTGCCAAACTTATTAGGGTACCCACTGGGGAGAACTTATTAAAAGCTATATCAGAG ATGTCCTCAGTTGGGAACCTTGGCTCAGCACAAACCCAATCAGCTGGTGCAAGATGGCCCTTGACTGGGGGTGTTCCCAGTCAACTGTCTATTTCTGAGAATAATGGTATTGAGAGACTGTACCTAGTGTTACCATTATAG